From the Huiozyma naganishii CBS 8797 chromosome 2, complete genome genome, one window contains:
- the PEX4 gene encoding E2 ubiquitin-protein ligase peroxin 4 (similar to Saccharomyces cerevisiae PEX4 (YGR133W); ancestral locus Anc_3.495) — translation MSQRVLREYRRLVAAGGAANESNLHPTDPADLTHWEATLEGPQGTPYEGHSFPLRVTVPDKYPTLPPSVCFPKRTMPHPNVKWDTGEVCLDTLAGGWTPVMDLQYAVMAVRRLLAEPNPESPLNLELAALSRLGDHKAYDGIIKYRLAHSSIK, via the coding sequence ATGTCCCAGCGCGTGCTCAGGGAGTACCGCAGACTGGTCGCCGCGGGGGGGGCAGCAAACGAGTCCAACTTGCACCCAACAGACCCAGCTGACCTCACCCACTGGGAGGCCACCCTCGAGGGACCACAGGGGACACCTTACGAGGGACACAGCTTCCCCCTCAGGGTCACGGTCCCGGACAAGTACCCTACACTCCCGCCCAGTGTGTGCTTCCCCAAACGTACCATGCCACACCCGAACGTCAAATGGGACACGGGCGAGGTCTGTCTAGATACTCTCGCTGGTGGGTGGACCCCCGTGATGGACTTGCAGTACGCGGTTATGGCGGTGAGGAGACTCCTCGCGGAACCAAACCCGGAATCACCGCTCAATTTGGAACTCGCCGCTCTGAGCAGACTGGGCGACCACAAGGCGTACGACGGGATCATCAAGTACCGTCTAGCGCACTCATCgataaagtga
- the PHB1 gene encoding prohibitin subunit PHB1 (similar to Saccharomyces cerevisiae PHB1 (YGR132C); ancestral locus Anc_3.494): MSKAINVLSKMAIPAGLLIMAADYAMYDVKGGSRGVIFDRVSGVQQRVVGEGTHFLVPWLQKAIIYDVRSKPKSIATNTGTKDLQMVSLTLRVLHRPEVMELPRIYQSLGLDYDERVLPSIGNEVLKSIVAQFDAAELITQREVVSQRIRRELSTRAGEFGIRLEDVSITHMTFGAEFTKAVEQKQIAQQDAERAKFLVEKAEQMRQASVIRAEGEAESAEAISKALAKVGDGLLLIRRLEASKEIARTLSRSSNVTYLPSAGAGGKHGREDGSGNTLLLNIGR, encoded by the coding sequence ATGAGCAAAGCGATCAATGTGTTGAGTAAGATGGCGATCCCTGCCGGGTTGCTGATCATGGCTGCCGACTACGCGATGTACGACGTGAAGGGTGGGTCCCGCGGGGTGATCTTTGACCGAGTCTCTGGTGTGCAGCAGCGTGTTGTCGGGGAGGGCACGCATTTCCTCGTGCCCTGGTTGCAGAAGGCTATTATCTACGATGTGAGGAGCAAGCCCAAGAGTATTGCGACGAACACTGGCACCAAAGATTTACAGATGGTTTCGTTGACTCTGAGGGTGTTGCACCGCCCTGAGGTGATGGAATTGCCCCGGATCTACCAGAGTCTCGGGTTAGATTACGACGAGCGGGTGTTGCCCTCGATTGGTAACGAGGTGTTGAAGAGTATAGTCGCGCAGTTTGACGCTGCAGAGTTGATCACGCAGAGGGAAGTTGTCTCCCAGCGGATCCGTCGTGAGTTGTCCACACGTGCCGGTGAGTTTGGGATCCGTCTCGAGGACGTGTCCATCACGCACATGACCTTTGGAGCTGAGTTCACCAAGGCTGTGGAGCAGAAGCAGATTGCGCAGCAGGACGCGGAACGTGCCAAGTTCCTCGTGGAGAAGGCAGAACAGATGCGGCAGGCCTCGGTGATCCGCGCGGAGGGTGAGGCGGAGTCCGCGGAGGCGATCTCGAAAGCGCTCGCGAAAGTCGGTGACGGGTTGCTGCTGATCCGGAGGCTAGAGGCATCCAAGGAGATCGCACGGACACTGTCCCGGTCCTCCAACGTGACGTACCTGCCCTCTGCTGGCGCCGGTGGGAAACACGGCCGCGAGGACGGGTCAGGGAACACTTTGCTGCTAAACATCGGGAGGTAG
- the FHN1 gene encoding Fhn1p (similar to Saccharomyces cerevisiae YGR131W and NCE102 (YPR149W); ancestral locus Anc_3.493), translated as MLGVADNLLRLLNFCFLVICLAFISTLINTQKFHISRVNYCMFAAAYGIATDGLYGLLANFWEPLAWPLILFTLDFLNFAFTLTAGIVLAVGIRAHSCKNVRYRERNHIIQGSENRCRISQAATAFFFFSMGIFIAKMVMSGINLASNGAFTTASSKFGRRRRHGGGVGVPETSGVPSISQV; from the coding sequence ATGCTAGGTGTGGCCGATAACTTGCTGCGTCTGCTCAACTTCTGCTTCCTGGTCATATGCTTGGCCTTCATTAGCACACTCATCAACACGCAGAAGTTCCACATCTCGAGGGTCAACTACTGTATGTTCGCCGCCGCGTACGGGATAGCCACCGACGGGCTCTACGGGCTGCTGGCCAACTTCTGGGAGCCGCTCGCGTGGCCTCTCATCCTGTTCACCCTCGACTTCCTGAACTTCGCCTTCACTCTGACTGCAGGGATCGTGCTGGCCGTCGGCATCAGGGCCCACTCGTGCAAGAACGTGCGCTacagagagagaaaccACATCATCCAGGGCTCCGAGAACAGGTGCAGAATCTCCCAGGCCGCCAccgccttcttcttcttctccatgGGGATCTTCATCGCCAAGATGGTCATGTCCGGGATCAACCTCGCCTCCAACGGCGCCTTCACCACCGCGTCCTCCAAGTTCggcagaagaagaagacacGGCGGCGGTGTAGGTGTCCCAGAGACCTCTGGCGTCCCCTCCATCTCCCAGGTCTGA
- the KNAG0B00810 gene encoding uncharacterized protein (similar to Saccharomyces cerevisiae YGR130C; ancestral locus Anc_3.492): protein MAIAGYDRLVQEHEDAVSLQSSGASSRGSRVSRGSFRRAIGTAATEEYVSPFRGGQLTKASKKQLQLQRTKKFPTVSATSLYNSYNTRELGFSKVTDDQRRARDIVFPEYLLENEDRQRLILKDLEKREQTLLHLQRCQSVLDRTCKPAKEEKRKELKAIEPVKRDTTNRFAIDYDFVPPVDPTQEEKDEIDVSDPIVREYIRDARGIPRAEANGGDASGDASGYDYDRDVLNIEQNQLVDAQQMALQNEIEWRKPVDPATQPKLYVDLDSLQLIDPGSTAVGVSTKQRLMDTPVTNPQATEDTPELLLKLPKYGHVSAAVFNKVLYDDKVHKAEMADYQREQESKFAKKLQEYEQKLAQVDDRKLSVLAKMNDAKLDKIAKSEVIENQKIKQLFDSNATFNDSKVKVLHEAQLVKLQKLQDLKFISQKKTLMQHEVNQLTLEKSHAEKDYHLWTTNLTNITERLDAQLFKLSQFNHKQDKITRQIRDLTQRKTELEAEIDANQFSKGNADRNLADLETGQHLKSHELVKVTDSIQGKLDSLAVVKQEISGERLKLIGITNEMERARAERERIWNEKLDSNTKFYEDKLGEKDADLDERLKQLDVEHTANLVQVREIYEAKLQDSAEKAEEAEQQLKLAAEEKAQIEKSLLDQEQQAKKELEDMQKERDFAERRAKDESERADQHLEQKVAIEMERKEWAKKIADAEERANIATKARVNAQHERSNAESELTKARNKPIFENNSLYSFATEEVTTFK from the coding sequence ATGGCGATCGCTGGGTACGACAGGCTGGTGCAGGAGCACGAGGACGCGGTGTCGCTGCAGTCGTCGGGCGCGTCGAGTCGCGGGTCGCGGGTCTCGCGCGGGTCGTTCCGCAGGGCCATTGGCACCGCGGCGACAGAGGAGTACGTGTCGCCCTTCAGAGGCGGGCAGCTGACCAAAGCGAGCAAGAAGCAGCTGCAGTTGCAGCGGACGAAGAAATTCCCGACGGTCTCGGCGACTTCGCTGTACAATTCGTACAACACGAGGGAGCTCGGGTTCAGCAAAGTGACCGATGATCAGAGGCGCGCAAGGGATATTGTGTTCCCAGAGTACCTTCTCGAGAACGAGGACAGGCAGCGGCTGATCCTGAAGGATTTGGAGAAAAGGGAACAGACACTGCTGCACTTGCAGAGGTGCCAGTCTGTGCTGGATAGGACGTGCAAGCCTgcgaaggaggagaagaggaaggaACTCAAGGCCATTGAGCCCGTGAAGAGGGACACGACAAACAGGTTCGCCATCGACTACGATTTCGTGCCACCCGTGGACCCGACGCAGGAGGAAAAAGACGAAATCGACGTCTCGGACCCGATCGTGAGAGAGTACATCCGTGACGCAAGGGGGATTCCCCGTGCAGAGGCCAACGGCGGTGACGCCTCCGGTGACGCCTCCGGCTACGACTACGATCGCGACGTGCTCAACATCGAGCAGAACCAGCTCGTCGACGCTCAGCAGATGGCGCTCCAGAACGAAATCGAATGGAGGAAGCCAGTGGACCCAGCTACGCAGCCGAAACTGTACGTTGATTTGGACTCCTTGCAATTGATCGACCCTGGGTCCACCGCAGTTGGGGTCTCGACAAAGCAAAGACTGATGGATACACCAGTGACCAACCCACAAGCGACAGAGGACACGCCAGAACTGCTTTTGAAATTGCCCAAATACGGGCACGTCTCAGCGGCGgtgttcaacaaagtcCTGTACGATGATAAAGTGCACAAGGCAGAGATGGCGGATTACCAGCGTGAGCAGGAGAGCAAGTTCGCCAAGAAATTGCAAGAGTACGAACAGAAACTCGCTCAAGTCGATGACCGCAAACTCTCCGTGCTAGCGAAGATGAACGACGCTAAATTGGATAAGATCGCTAAATCCGAGGTCATCGAGaaccaaaaaatcaaacagTTGTTCGACTCAAACGCGACTTTCAACGATTCCAAAGTGAAAGTACTCCACGAGGCACAGTTGGTCAAGTTACAAAAATTGCAAGACTTGAAATTCATCTCGCAGAAGAAAACATTAATGCAACACGAGGTCAACCAACtcactttggagaaatcGCACGCGGAGAAGGACTACCACCTATGGACCACGAACTTGACAAACATCACAGAACGGCTGGACGCtcaactgttcaaactgtCCCAGTTCAACCACAAGCAGGACAAGATCACAAGACAGATTAGGGACCTCACGCAGCGCAAGACGGAACTAGAGGCAGAGATCGACGCGAACCAATTCTCGAAGGGGAACGCCGACAGGAACCTCGCGGACTTGGAGACGGGGCAACATCTCAAGTCGCACGAGCTCGTGAAAGTGACGGACTCGATCCAGGGGAAACTGGACTCCCTCGCTGTAGTGAAGCAGGAGATCTCGGGGGAGCGTTTGAAATTGATCGGGATCACGAACGAGATGGAACGCGCGAGGGCGGAACGCGAACGTATCTGGAACGAGAAGTTGGACTCGAACACCAAATTCTACGAGGACAAATTGGGCGAGAAGGACGCGGATCTCGACGAGCGGTTGAAACAACTCGACGTCGAACACACGGCCAACCTCGTTCAAGTGCGCGAAATCTACGAGGCCAAATTGCAGGACTCCGCGGAGAAGGCAGAGGAGGCCGAGCAACAGCTGAAGCTGGCCGCGGAGGAGAAGGCGCAGATCGAGAAGAGTCTATTGGACCAAGAGCAACAGGCGAAGAAAGAACTCGAGGATATGCAGAAGGAGAGGGATTTCGCAGAGAGACGCGCCAAGGACGAGAGCGAGAGGGCAGACCAACACCTCGAGCAGAAGGTCGCTATCGAGATGGAACGCAAGGAGTGGGCCAAGAAGATCGCGGACGCGGAGGAGCGGGCTAACATCGCTACAAAGGCGAGAGTCAACGCGCAGCACGAAAGGTCCAACGCGGAATCCGAGCTCACGAAGGCCAGAAATAAGCCTATCTTCGAGAACAACTCACTGTACTCCTTCGCTACGGAAGAGGTGACCACGTTCAAGTAG
- the SYF2 gene encoding Syf2p (similar to Saccharomyces cerevisiae SYF2 (YGR129W); ancestral locus Anc_3.490) has translation MKMRCPSRGTAVEQGLSKGRDRPDTSSTISFVGTMGLTELRDKFKTLSQESQRLRVRIRKQQAEVEKPKVYSLQAAEPSVDGIDGAEVVDNVTVKLLNTPLRQLEAREARRGENGDDAVARVEGDRVAKDTYKKELALLGRKSTRGTYRDNVERLVTHLNDVSKKRYLVRKNKMKRQGARGGSSLDGYINEKNKQFNKKLQRNGPST, from the coding sequence atgaagatgagATGCCCATCACGTGGAACAGCAGTGGAACAGGGCCTCTCGAAGGGTAGGGATAGACCAGACACGAGTAGTACCATTTCATTCGTTGGCACGATGGGCTTGACGGAATTGAGGGACAAGTTTAAAACGCTAAGCCAGGAGAGCCAGCGCTTGCGGGTGCGAATTCGGAAGCAGCAGGCGGAGGTCGAGAAGCCGAAGGTTTACAGTCTGCAGGCAGCTGAGCCCTCGGTGGACGGTATTGACGGCGCTGAAGTGGTGGATAATGTGACTGTGAAGCTTCTTAACACTCCTCTGCGACAGCTGGAGGCGAGAGAAGCTAGAAGAGGGGAAAACGGCGACGATGCAGTGGCCCGCGTGGAGGGCGACCGGGTCGCAAAAGACACGTACAAGAAGGAGCTGGCTCTTTTAGGGAGGAAAAGTACGCGGGGCACGTATCGGGACAATGTGGAGCGGCTCGTGACGCATTTGAACGATGTGTCGAAGAAGCGGTACCTCGTGCGGAAGAATAAGATGAAACGGCAAGGCGCTCGGGGCGGGTCATCCCTAGACGGGTACatcaacgagaagaacaaacaattcaacaagaagttgCAGCGCAACGGACCATCCACTTGA
- the UTP8 gene encoding Utp8p (similar to Saccharomyces cerevisiae UTP8 (YGR128C); ancestral locus Anc_3.489): MSASISQPFTIANVPRQASQTKVLISQHSLTSNANTLDVAVSKYSISQYIINPTPKLVNSKAIPSNLTVTAFDNGVYATQSNNKSFCLYLDESHQIPLKSAVVNCLSEKIHDESVVTTAILQDGTVQKYKGGEQVFAKHLPLKDIKQVEFIDGQYALIVAAQSTALYELENLTELRVSTTLHFEQFKQIRQHLGKIYQFDLATNDFKIFELTTLNEIGVVNIPFLSASKGAPLTFTVVGDSRVCLALANEIYLLDLHLGSVLSHNKFAQLKQVELIAGARDGSFAIALSHGPQDNAVSLDIINLELGSRSIKDSLGKGFATFMKERRSAESQVTLRPILDAGDKTKRSFDYASILKKLTAAAKDPAKFDQIFFKELYIVQECYTEGDRFIIDQNFLSETVGVILKNYSFEPSSKYPAAFTYLLTHPLFPADKTRHLLSKVKQIPRLYKQVIVTCPNLPLDELLTESFVIENNELSLDLSLKILQDYTKDSIKKEMKALPRVNVTNFIKFVIGNYNNSDESSVATPQLFQLLSLVIDSIGLFALDGELLTELAGYIDNMVKIAEMNTELWNLLEFRTNKASVAGSNRSKYVKTQKKVFPPYLVDHLEI; the protein is encoded by the coding sequence ATGTCTGCTTCGATATCCCAGCCGTTCACAATTGCCAATGTGCCCAGACAGGCGTCGCAGACAAAAGTGCTAATCTCCCAGCACAGTCTCACGTCAAATGCAAACACATTAGACGTTGCCGTCTCGAAATATTCCATCTCGCAGTATATCATCAACCCGACGCCAAAGCTGGTTAACAGCAAGGCCATCCCCTCCAATTTGACGGTCACTGCGTTTGACAACGGAGTCTACGCAACACAATCCAACAACAAATCGTTCTGTTTGTATTTAGACGAGTCGCATCAGATACCGCTGAAATCCGCAGTAGTGAACTGTCTTTCCGAGAAAATACACGACGAGTCAGTGGTCACCACCGCGATCTTACAGGATGGTACTGTGCAAAAGTACAAGGGTGGAGAGCAGGTGTTTGCGAAGCACCTCCCATTGAAGGATATCAAGCAAGTCGAGTTTATCGATGGACAGTACGCCTTAATTGTCGCCGCGCAGTCCACTGCCTTGTACGAATTAGAGAATCTCACTGAACTGCGAGTTAGCACAACTTTACACtttgagcagttcaaaCAAATCAGACAGCACCTGGGGAAGATCTACCAATTTGACCTTGCGACTAACGATTTTAAGATATTCGAATTGACGACTTTAAACGAGATTGGCGTGGTTAATATCCCATTTTTGAGTGCCTCTAAGGGTGCGCCTCTCACATTCACAGTTGTGGGGGATAGCAGGGTTTGTCTTGCCTTGGCAAACGAGATATATTTACTGGATCTACACCTGGGCAGCGTTCTGTCTCACAACAAGTTTGCACAGTTAAAGCAAGTTGAGTTGATTGCTGGTGCAAGGGACGGATCCTTTGCCATTGCCTTGAGTCACGGACCGCAGGACAACGCTGTGTCTTTAGACATCATCAACTTGGAACTTGGAAGCAGAAGCATAAAAGATTCCTTGGGGAAAGGGTTTGCTACGTTCatgaaagagagaagatcAGCAGAATCACAGGTCACGCTGCGGCCAATCCTTGACGCTGGTGACAAAACGAAGAGAAGTTTTGATTACGCTTCCattctgaagaaactgacCGCAGCAGCCAAGGACCCAGCCAAGTTCGACcagatttttttcaaagaactttATATCGTGCAGGAGTGTTACACGGAAGGGGACAGATTCATCATAGACCAGAATTTCTTATCAGAGACCGTTGGTGTAATTCTCAAAAATTACAGTTTCGAGCCCTCGAGCAAGTACCCTGCAGCTTTCACCTATCTGTTGACACATCCACTGTTCCCAGCGGACAAAACCAGACATTTACTTTCCAAAGTGAAGCAAATACCTAGACTGTACAAACAGGTCATCGTTACGTGTCCGAACTTACCGCTCGATGAGTTGTTGACCGAGTCCTTTGTCATTGAAAACAACGAGCTTTCCTTGGACCTCTCGCTGAAGATTTTACAGGATTACACCAAGGATTCCATCAAAAAGGAAATGAAGGCGCTACCAAGAGTCAACGTTACAAACTTCATCAAGTTTGTGATTGGGAACTACAACAACTCGGATGAAAGTTCGGTGGCCACGCCGCAATTGTTCCAGCTGCTCTCTTTGGTGATCGATTCCATAGGTCTCTTTGCCTTGGACGGCGAGTTGCTAACGGAGCTTGCAGGATACATAGATAACATGGTCAAGATTGCAGAGATGAACACGGAACTGTGGAACCTATTAGAGTTTAGGACGAACAAGGCGTCTGTTGCGGGGAGTAACCGTAGTAAGTATGTCAAGACCCAAAAGAAGGTCTTCCCACCTTACCTTGTCGACCACCTCGAAATATAG
- the KNAG0B00840 gene encoding uncharacterized protein (similar to Saccharomyces cerevisiae YGR127W; ancestral locus Anc_3.487): MCILLGTREHPDYDLVLISNRDEFFERDTHITEWHSGDYILSPYDMTKGLYDPGKCVRGTWMGLNRAGRVSTVLNLKLEGEALRKHSKNPVKRRSRGLIPFMFLSDRGFIDQWDSFEKFRDRYPDLEKSGDFNLFIGDIRQQDYKVLDSSGNTFSVLNETTGMNMVVSNDTYKEFNENDISEWNKVKLGKLKLHELVNTAVNLDKSSFIDKCFHAASFCSIEKSHEDISKTPEVISNTIFVPPLKCQPQQDVGLTKSGGLYFGTRSQLVTLVSKDRRQVTVAERILHTSDLDRDFNSPHNPKEVKQFTFDLSD; this comes from the coding sequence ATGTGTATACTGTTGGGTACAAGAGAGCATCCGGATTACGATTTGGTGTTGATTTCCAATAGGGACGAGTTTTTTGAAAGGGATACGCATATTACGGAATGGCATAGCGGGGACTACATTCTTTCGCCTTACGATATGACAAAGGGACTATATGATCCTGGGAAGTGCGTTCGTGGGACCTGGATGGGTCTCAACAGGGCCGGGAGGGTTTCCACCGTGCTGaatttgaaactggaggGGGAGGCCCTCCGTAAACATTCGAAAAACCCGGTCAAACGCAGGTCAAGAGGGTTGATCCCCTTTATGTTTTTAAGTGATCGCGGTTTCATAGACCAGTGGGACTCCTTCGAGAAGTTCCGGGATCGCTACCCAGATCTGGAGAAGTCGGGAGATTTTAATTTATTTATAGGGGACATCCGTCAACAGGACTATAAAGTTTTGGATTCCAGCGGGAACACGTTCAGTGTTTTGAATGAAACAACCGGAATGAACATGGTGGTCTCCAATGATACTTACAAAGAGTTTAATGAAAACGATATAAGCGAGTGGAACAAAGTGAAACTGgggaaattgaagttgCACGAACTGGTAAATACCGCGGTCAATCTGGATAAATCTAGTTTCATTGATAAATGTTTCCACGCTGCATCCTTCTGTTCCATCGAAAAATCCCACGAGGACATATCGAAGACACCGGAAGTAATCTCAAACACAATATTTGTCCCACCTTTGAAGTGTCAACCACAACAGGACGTGGGTCTGACGAAGAGTGGAGGGCTTTATTTCGGAACGAGATCGCAACTCGTCACACTGGTGAGTAAAGACAGAAGGCAAGTCACTGTCGCAGAACGTATCTTGCATACAAGCGACTTGGACAGAGACTTTAATAGCCCCCATAATCCAAAGGAAGTGAAACAGTTCACGTTTGACCTATCCGATTAA
- the KNAG0B00850 gene encoding uncharacterized protein (similar to Saccharomyces cerevisiae YGR126W; ancestral locus Anc_3.486) encodes MSNRSDIVTDPEFDEVSSFSSVDSYKPEPFVGFGTEEEQHDSRLFKNDTILNSEDLAENTANTPSDLNSKASSTTLGKRDSNAIERVVTKNAMNNQSESADALRSKGLDTTKRRNIPDINAPLTLTQSHFPEEYQVETETGLVKMKTIESLKSRHSGGTHNSKKSKGASTRSKNSLTSSMEEHGEAGLNAEKLNSAVERNRKELERYEKNRGKKGIKGFLSKMFQ; translated from the coding sequence ATGAGCAACAGAAGTGATATTGTGACCGATCCTGAATTTGACGAGGTGTCgtccttttcttctgtgGACTCGTACAAACCGGAGCCGTTTGTCGGGTTCGGCACGGAGGAGGAGCAGCACGACTCGCGgctgttcaagaacgacACAATTCTGAACAGCGAGGACCTGGCGGAAAACACGGCGAACACTCCGTCCGACCTGAACTCAAAGGCCAGCTCGACCACCCTGGGAAAGCGGGACTCGAACGCCATCGAGCGGGTCGTTACCAAGAACGCAATGAACAACCAATCGGAGAGCGCAGACGCGCTCAGGTCCAAGGGACTCGATACCACCAAGAGAAGGAACATACCGGACATCAATGCGCCACTGACGCTTACGCAGTCGCACTTCCCGGAGGAGTACCAAGTGGAAACGGAAACGGGACTCGTCAAGATGAAAACCATCGAGAGTCTCAAGAGTCGCCATTCGGGCGGTACACATAACTCGAAAAAGAGCAAGGGGGCCTCTACCAGGTCCAAAAACTCGCTAACCTCCTCGATGGAGGAGCACGGCGAGGCGGGACTCAACGCGGAGAAACTCAACAGCGCGGTCGAGAGAAACCGGAAAGAGCTCGAGCGgtacgagaagaacaggGGCAAGAAGGGCATCAAGGGATTTCTGTCCAAGATGTTTCAATGA